The DNA window tttttcttttttttgattTTTTAAAGACAATGCTGTGCCATGTGTATGCTATGCTAATGTACTGGTACATAAGTCTGCATGACCTTTTGAAAGTTTCAATGATATGCATGGAAGCTACTTGGTGAATCTCGCTAGATGTATTTTTTTCCTTCCATTTTGAATCTAGTTGTGTAGTATGAATGCAAAGTTGGATAACTAAAAACGGTTGATGAAAAACATCAATAAATTCTGACCGGATTCAAACCACATTAAATATATTGCATATTCTGCTCTCTTTTCCTTATACTTGAGGCAAATGTCATTTACTAGCAGTGAGTTTCACAGCTAAGAATTTATTGTGTCATGTTGTTAAATATCTAGAACTCCTTTATGGAAAACCTATGCATGGTTCAAAGTGATCTGCAGAGTATCTTTAGTTTTTTTATGCAGATGTTGTAGTTCTTTCATGGTTCTTTTCAAATCTGTTTTCTACTGCAAATGTTCCTCCATTTCGAAATGGTACACAGTCAAACATTATCTGACTCAAATCACTTTTCTTAAGTTAGTCACTTGACTTCTTTCAAAAACAAAATGTACTTGGTTATTCATAGCTGTGTTTGATCGGATACTAAACAAGTAAAGATAACAATCTAGAGGGAAAATGTGATTGTTCACTTCTGGAGTGCCTTTTCTCACAGGTCACTGGTAGCTTCCAATCCATCCACGATGCATTAATTCATATCACTGGAAGGATTAGGGACGTCATCATTCCCAAGCCACACCCCAGTGGAGGCATGCCTCCATATCCACCTGCTGGAAACATCCCTCTTCACCAACCTAGACAAGAACCACCTCCGCCACACCCACATCACAGTGGGGGCATGCCTCCATATCCTATGCATTCTTTCAGAGCTGATGCTCCTATGGGTCCCTTTGAAACGGGTGGTCATCGGCCACCTCTCGCACATTCGATGGAACATATGGGTCCTGATAGGATGCCATATTCATATGGTTGTGAACAAGGAGGTCCTCGTCCTTTTTTGGAACAGCCATCACCAAGAACCTGGGCTCCTGAGGTAAGCAATTTGGAAGGACTGTCGTCACAGTTTGTAAAATTTTGTACTAGGCAGTTAGCATTCACATGGCGTTTCATTCTGATTTAGGTGCTGTAGTGCTTGAATTGCTTAGAATTAAGTCCATTTTCCTGTGCAGGCACCAAATACAAACAATGAAGCTCCAAGAAACATGCCTGATGCAGTGGCATCCACAGATTTTAGAAAGGGGCCGGTGGCAGGGTAAGCTAAATGACATGTGTTTGATAAAAAAAAGAAGTTTGTTTCTTTCCACTTGGGACATTTCTTAAAACTTTTGAGTAAGCGAAGCTCATCTTAGAGATAAGTGCAAGAAGGCTTTAAGCCATGGATAAATCTGTAGGGGTGGTAACATAACCCcagaaagagaaggaaaaaaaaggaattaTTTCCAAAAAATGGTTATGACATTGATCTGATTTATTCTCCTTGACAGTGAAAATCAAGTAGCTACGCCAACAAGTACAACGACTGAAGTTGTTATTCCTTGCAAGTATATAGGCTTCGTTTGTGGAACCAATGGCTGTGATCTTGCAGAGATAAAAAAGGTACTTACATTTTTTCTTCTATTTATCTAACATCCAGTCAACCTATGCTTGTGTCTTGTTGCCTTGTGCTTACCAGTGCAACAAGGATATGCTGTTGTTCCAGACTCACTATCGTTTAGTGAAAAACCTTGTCACCATGTAGATTTGTCGTTTCCCCAGAACATAGTCACACCACCTGTTCATATTTGGCTGTAACATTGTACTCTTCCAGTTTTCATACTTTTGTAAAGCTCACTTGAATAGTTCTCTTGCTATTTTTATACATTAGGATCAAGCCCCAGATAGATCTACTATGACCCTGTGGTAATTTTTTGTATTGCAAGTCTTTAGGGAGTGTTCGCAGTCCTAAAGCTCTTGGTAATGTGTACCCTGCAGATGTCAGGTGCTTCAATCACAGTTCACGATCCGAAACCTGGTGATACAAATTCCATAGTTGTCATATGTGGGGATCCCGAACAAACCAAGAAGGCACAGAGCTTGATTCACGCCTTCATTTTCTGTGGTCTGTGTCAAACCTGATATGCAATGACGCTATACCTTCGTGATTTCTGATTCTTTATTCCTGAGAGGTATCCGTGGGGAGAATTCGGCCCCTGACGGGATGCACATGTAACATTGCAACCGGGGTGGATGTAGGTAGCAGCTGATGCATGCATTGTACAAATAACACCGATGTACATTGCTGTAGTATTTGTGTTTTTGGTTTGAGATATCCATGGAATGCGCGGGCTGTCCGCATCTCTGATTCGTCTCATTATGCCCATGCCAAATTAGTCATCTATTGGTAGTAGAGAGTTGTCATGGCCATCCTTCATCTATTATTTCGGATGTATTGTGTCTACTTTAGCTTTGCCCTACGTCAAAGTTAGgtttataaaaaaaatatggATTTCTACGGTACCAAATAAATCATCATCACAACATATTTCATGATAGATTTAACGAAACTAATTTGATGTAGATGTTGGTGCATATTTCTATATAAACTAGCAAATATGCCCGTGCGTTGCTATGGGAAGCTATATAAATATATTGATtagtatataaaaatatatatattatacatCATATgtattttgtaataatatagTTCGTGCTGGTTGCGAACTTCAGTactttttctattttattcgTTAAACGTTAATTTTAAACAGTTTCGGACTCTTAACTTAACATATGGTCATCCAGATTCCGATTAGGATTCCAATTGACGGATTAAGAAATTATTGCTTGCTTTAGTAATAGTAGAGATAGATATAGAGATTTAGTGATGCCCAAGTGATCTGTCTTCCAAACCTAACAGAAAATGACAATGTAAATTGCAAGTGAGCTCAAAGGGTGGTCGAGATACAGTTAAGCCCAAGAGCAAATGCTAGTACGTGCAATTAGCCAGCCAATTTGTACAGCCTAATCAAGATCCTTGTAAATCTCGAGCGGAGAGCTCGGGACTTTGGAATATGCATTGATCCAAGCAAAGATGCACACTACTCTCGAATAGGACTCGGAGTTCCCCTCGGCTCTCGAATAGGCACGGGAGAGAGACCAAGCGTCGCTGGAGTCTCGAGTCCCCCCTTCCCTCCACGGTGTAAAATCCAATCGCCATGACGTGAGGCTTGCTCCAAAACACCCCGTAGGTCTCCATTCCCGAGGAGGTTCGAGGCAGTTGCAAGCCTGACATTTTGTAGCGTCCTGCTCAGATGCTTTCGGTTCCATCTACCAACCACGACATATTCCCATTCGTGCCTTGTGCTTTGGACAAGCCCGTCAAGGAAGGAAGCCGTCACAGCTTACAGGCTTCGCGTGACCTGTACTTGCAGCATCTGCATAGTTGTTGGCCACCGCTTGTGGCTTGTAGCCGGATAAGGAACGGCGTGACGCAGCGAAGCCTGTTTGCTTCTGGAGAAGATGCAGAGCGCCCGCCCTTCAAAACGAGCAAATCCAATCCTTCTGTCTTTTGCATTTGGATCCGATCGGATCATCGAAACGCACGCGCTGCTGTACTGTTTTCTCACAAGTTGGTTCATTCTCTAGGGAAGACCTAGCGCAAAGCAGTTTCTTCCTTTTGCATAGAAGTAACCACGCCTTCATGGTTCCGGAAGATGTCACCTTTCTGCTGTCAGTCAGGACGCTAGGATTAGTAGGAAGGCATTTAGAGCGAAGGAAATGAGCGAGCAATTCATCATTTTAtaaagaacaaaagaactaaACATGGAGACCAAAGAGCCACCTTTTCAAAATTGTTCCACTGACTGACTTGGACCTTTTTATTTTGCGGTAAAAGTACAGTGACGAGGCTTCTTCCCTTTTCAAATCTCCGGAATTCAGGCTTTTACAACACTGACCTGTGGGCCATCCTGTTCGGCCCCCAGCTGTCAGCCACTGCCACATCTACCCTCTCACCGACCTGTGGGCCAAGAAACAGTTCCGTCCCGACATGTCAGTCACGGGCGAAGAGCCGCGCACGCACCTTCGTCGAAACTTCCCCATGCGCTCCTGGTCGCTACGGCTCCCCGATAAATCAGCAGAAAGCCCGCGCGCACGCAGACTGACGCTCGCTAGCTCACGCCGGAAGGGAGAGGGCCTGGAGGCGTGATCGGAGGCGAAGGTGAATCGGTTGGAGCGCGCGCGGAACCCGAGGTGAGGCGATCGCCGCCGCTCCGGTGTCTCGATCCTACCAGAATGAATGGCTGTTCTGATCGGCGGCCCTGTGCGTGCTGCTAGCAGGTTGCCCAGTGATCGGTGCCTCGGCGTCGTCAGTCAACGCGCGGGcttcggctgctgctgctgatggcCTCAGGGACGGGGAGCTCTCCGCCGCCGGAGATCGgcgcgccagcggcggcggtggcggaagAGGAGTTGGAGCAGGCGGTGGagggagcagaggagggagaggacgcGTTCGATATACCCAGTAAGAACGCGTCGCACGATCGCCTGCGACGGTGGAGGGTACGGCGTCTCGACCAAATACAGCTTGATTTAAATTCAGCTCTTATTTTGAGTTGGGGATGAAATTTCCCTACGCATCAACTGAAATGCGCGGTAGTCGGTAGATGCCACGGTAGATGATTTATTGATGACAATATTTTCGAAAATCACCAGTCTATCACATTGTGTTACGGTGGTGCTTGAGAAGTTCCTTCTCGCTGTCCTGTCCATTCTTTCGTGGGACTTTTGGTTTGCGTCGCAAAAGTCACCTCTCGATTTATCCTCTGATCGTGATGGTCTTCATCACTGAACTTAAAAGAGTTACAGTATGATGGATGGACGCTGGGTGCTGATGGAAGGATCAGTTCATGTTACAAGTCTTTGGGTACCCACCTCGAGGTCGTAGTGTTGGAGATATTCCTGTATGCACGCTGGTGGCAGATAACAGGAAACTCTGTTGGCTATGTGATTTTCCTTGAATATAGTAACGCATTTTTTAGTCCTAATAGTTGTTACTCGTAGTTTTAAAGGAAAATTAAGTAAAGATTGCTGCATTGTTTGATATATAGGAGTCGGTACATAGGACTGCATGTTCTCTTAAAGAGAGTTGATGCGTGATACTTGGAATGAGCTTGTCTTTTCTCTCTTCATTTCAGCAAGCTGCTCTGGTCCTCAATGCCTCTCGTCGTTTTAGATATACTCTAGACCTGGAAAGGGAGGAAGAGAAAGAGAACTTAAAAAGAATGATACGAGCTCATGCACAAGTGATACGAGTAATATCTCATTGGCTAGTTGAAAAAACATTTTCCTTTCTGAAGTAAATGCATTGTTCACTCCAAGTCTGAGTTCTTCAGGCAGTATTTCTTTTCAAGGAGGCTGGCCAGAAGAATCTAGGAGGTACTACTTTCAACATCTTACTTCTAAGCTTAACGGAAGATTCCACCATCCTTAAAAATGGTCATGAACAAGGGAAAATTTCATGTAAATGGTGACACGGCAATGGCAGGGGAACACAATATAACTTAACATTTTTATGAATGTTCCATTTGGTACTAATTTTTATGTCATGGTAAATTTCTACTTTCATTTAATATGTCAAATTTGATATGGCTGATTCATCTTAGTTACCCTCAGCCTCCTACCTCCTGCACATTTTCCTGATTATATGACTTTCTGTGTCATATTTATTCATATGCTGGTATTTGCTTCGTCACAACATATGTTACCTTGAACTATATCTTTTTTATCACCATATATAATCTGGTTACCCTTATCAAAATATATCCTCTCCCTTGTTTTTTCCCTTTTTGAATTAATTTTCGTTAATACAATTGTGATGTTTTAGATTCTTTTATCTAAGCAGAATCTTACACTAGCATAAAACTTGAGACACTCTCTCAGAGTTTTCCAGTTGATCTAAAAAAGCTCACGATGCTGAACAGAGACCATGACCCCATTATTTTCCAGGAGGTTGGAGGGGTAGGTTCAATTGAAAATTTACTTGTATTTATATCTTATTTTCCTACTTGCCATTCTGCAATTTGATGACATGTTTCTCACAGAATGATCCCATTTAGGTTAGGGGGCTTTCAGATTTACTAAAGAGTAACTTAGACAAAGGAGTTAGTCCAGATGAGGATGAATTGTTGCAGAGGAGAGACATTTTTGGGGCAAACACATATCCACGCAAGAAAAGGAGAAGCATATGGGTACACAATTTCCTAAGTTATGTCTTCTTTTGAGCGAGGGTTGCTGCCCTCTGTTTTGAAATAACAATCCTTGTTTAGTTGTTCTACAGAGTTGTCTTATTTCCTGTGTTCCTCTTTATTCTGCCACTGAGATAGGGTATTAATTATATTTTGGAACAAGTAGAGGTTTAATAATTCTAAATTTATATGTGGCATTTCAAAACTAAAATTTATAACACAAATACATATCAACGTGTATTTATTCTTCACTAGCACTTTATTGCTTGAAACGTAAACAGCTTGTGTCGTCAAATTTAATATTTATTATTTTCTTATTTGCAGCGTTTTGTATTTGAAGCTTGTCAGGATTTAACTCTTGTTATTCTAATGGTAGCTGCTGCTATATCATTATCACTGGGCATGGCAACAGAGGTACTTTTTCAGACACTCTGATGGTCTTTCCTCCTCTATATTGGTAGTCATTTCGTCTTAACTTCCCTTTGGAAaataattttgattaattagggTGTAAAAGACGGATGGTATGATGGTGGAAGCATATTTTTTGCTGTTTTTCTTGTGGTATTCGTTACAGGTAAAAAGTTGTTATCTGAGTTCCATGCGCAAACTAGCTCATTGATAGGCTTAGGTAATTGGTTAAGGTAGGGATTATACATTATCTTCCCTCCTGTTATAGTACCGTGAGTCATCATGTTCTGATGCATGGTTTCTTCACAATTTTCTTAGCTACCAGTGATTATAGACAATCTCTTCAGTTTCAGCATCTTAACGAGGAGAAACAAAATATACAAGTTGAGGTATGTGTCCGATCATTTTGGATATTAGTTCTTGGTATGGACTTCATTCTATGGCAGTACATATGACTTATTGTGACCTTGATTAGGTCATCAGAGGTGGTAAAAGAATAGGAGCTTCAATATTTGACCTTGTTGTCGGTGACGTGGTTCCCCTCAAAATTGGTGACCAAGTAATACCTCATATATCCTGTTCTTTGTATATCTGAgttccttttcctttcccccTAAAAATTGATGTGGTCATGTGCATTCATCTTTAGGTTCCAGCAGATGGTATACTGATATCTGGTCATTCTCTTGCAATTGATGAATCCAGTATGACTGGGGAATCCAAAATTGTAAGTGTTGATAAAAACTAAAACGTTTATTTGTTTCCCAAAATCTGCCTTACTATGTTTCATTACAATATAACACGATCAGGTTCATAAGGACCAAAGGGCCCCTTTCTTGATGTCTGGTTGTAAGGTTGCAGATGGTTATGGCTCTATGCTGGTGAGCATCACTCTATTTTTCTGAGGACTTTCTGAGTATAACTTAGTTGAGTGTTTCGAAGTGTAGATGATGAGCTGAGTGTGTTGCTTTTTATTTACAGGCTTTCTTGTACAATTACATGTATTGGTTGCTAGTTGCTACTATCTCATTCATTCTGACACTTCATTCTGAACACTAACATAATCTTTCTGCTATTGCTGTCAAACACAAAGGTAACTGGTGTGGGTACCAATACTGAATGGGGTATGCTGATGGCTAACCTTTCAGTGGATGTTGGTGAAGAAACCCCATTACAGGTTAGTTTCTTAAGATGCCTTTTGAAAAGAGATGTTGGTTTATTACCATATGATTGCATATGTAGTATGAATCTGTATTGGCTCAATTTTGACGATCCATGCTTCCACTTGCACTGAAATAGGTGCGTTTGAATGGTGTTGCTACTCTTATTGGTATTGTGGGTTTgtcggttgctgctgctgttctaGTCGTGCTTTGGATAAGGTTTGTTTGAGACTTAGTTGCTATGGCCATATGGTATATATTTTACACAGTTATACAGTAAATTCAAGATATACTTCTTACAAGGACCCGTTTTTGCCCCTAAATTGCAGATATTTTACTGGACATACCAAGAATTCAGATGGGACTACTCAATTTGTGGCTGGAACAACTGGTGTAAAACAGGGATTTATGGGGGCAATTAGAATTTTAACAATCGCTGTATGTATTGCTAGATAGTTTTTTGGGTTAATGTTATAAATCATGATCTGGCTTTGGCTGCAGCTTTTACAATTTCGCCTGCTTATATCTTTTGCTGTAGGTGACTATTGTAGTCGTTGCTGTTCCTGAAGGACTTCCTTTAGCAGTAACATTGACGTATGGATTGTTTATTTTATACAAGGTAATTAGAATTTTCAGTTACATTACACTGCTGAATCTTTATTTGGTTTCAGCCTTGCATATTCAATGAGGAAGATGATGCGAGACAAGGCTCTGGTAAAACCTTCAGACAGATTTACAAAACCAAGCCTTTATATGAGGCCATATATATCCTTTTGTATCATTTCATGGTTTTTTATTCAGGTGAGACGACTCTCATCTTGTGAAACAATGGGATCAGCAACCACTATTTGCAGTGACAAAACTGGAACTCTTACCACGAATAAGGTTTGTGAAATCAATATGCACTCACCGCAAAAATGCCGTATATTATTCCCTGCCGCTTGGGAATAATGTGCTGTACAGGATGGTGCTACTTCATGTTTATTTCAATTAAATCCAAGAGCATGTCTTCTTACTTTTGTCTAACTGTGAAGCCCATGATGGCATAAAGTCTGACACCTCAAATTCATCTATTTGACTATTTCTTGTGGTACCTTGTTTGTATTGATCTTCTAGATGACAGTTGTTGAAGCATATTTTGGTGGAACAAAATTTGATCCTTGTGATAATACTGGCATGATGTGTACCAGTGTGACAGCTCTACTTATTGAAGGAATTGCACAGAACACAACTGGGACTGTGTTTCTGCCAGAAGTAATAATCCAATAAAATTTCCTCTGTACTATTGACATCCAGCTGTTAAGTTGTATTGATATGGATCACATCACATTGATCCTATACCGTTTCCATAGCATGGAAAACAATTGAATCCATATTAATATGGTTTTTCTGTCTGTAGGATGGAGGGGCTGCTGAAGTTACTGGTTCACCAACTGAAAAAGCAATTCTTTCTTGGGGCCTTATGGTAGTGTATACACTCATTTACTGAGAGATATTTCCTTCAAGCTCTTTAGTTGATTTAGCAGTTTACTTGTATAGATTGGGATGGATTTCAAGGACGTGAGATCAAAATCTTCAATTAttcatgttcacccatttaatTCAGAGAAGAAGCGTGGAGGCGTTGCGGTGCAGGTGGTAAGCTTCTTCTGTTGTACTGAGATGTTGGTGAACGAAATAATCTCTTATTGAACAAGTAATAATCATTTCTGCTCTTGATAGTTTCTAGTGGAACTAATAAGGCCATAAAACTAAGTATTTGGCTCAGTGCAGATTTTAACTTTTCTATCAAATTTTGTAAAGTGCTTGGTAGATTTCCAGATCTTGTTATGATTCGTATGCTGATAAAATATTACCCAAGTGTCTAATCTGTCACATTTTCATCTGACCCTGACAACATTGGTGTTTATTTCTTCTTTGTTTGGGTCTTCTTTAGATGTAAAGATGCCTATACACTGAAGTTCTATAAGACGAATGCTTTTATTAATGACAATATATGTTTCGTGATAATCTTTCCTAGTCCCTGTTAGGTCGTCTTACCTCATTGCTCTTTTGTTTGTGCACCTATCGGCAGTCAGATACTGAGGTTCACATCCATTGGAAAGGGGCAGCTGAGATACTATTAGCATCTTGCAGAAGCTGGCTTTCGACTGATGGTTCAGTTCAGCCAATGAGTTCCAGCAAGGTATATGAGCCAGCCTTTTTAGTTCTTTCTGAATTCTGATTAAGTATCATTAATTTCAGAGTATTGTTTTCAGCATAGGGAATTTAAGAAATGGATTGATGATATGGCAATGAGTTCGCTGCGTTGTGTCGCTTTTGCGTATTGCCCTTGGGAGCCCAAAATGGTCCCAACTGAATCTCTTGATAAGTGGAAGTTGCCTGAGGATGATCTCACTCTTATTGGGGTGGTCGGAATAAAGGTAGTTTCTTCTGAGCCTATGTCTTTTTATACCTCTCCTTAGGACTTGAATAGTTTGACTTTCTATTACATCTGTACTCTCTTTTTTCTTGAAAAAGTTATTTCCACTGTTTGAATTCAGAAATTTATGTAATACAACTTCAACTAGAAACGAAATGTTCAGCCCCATGTCACTAGCTGCATGTTTTCAACATTATTCCCAAGTCCCATAAGTATGGCAGAAATGAGAAGCTATTAAGAGTATAATGATGAAGAAATTTTTCTTGATATTGTTTAGTTTGTTTTAAAAGGCCTGCTCTGTGTTTAGATTATTCTGTAAAGTAACTCTCATTTTGTTTATTAGCTTGTGCAGGAACATATTCTTCTCATATATATTTGTCCACAAATTATAACCTCCTAGTGATTGAATTCAATATTCACCCTTCTATTAAGAGTTTCTTCTTCTGTAGGATCCCTGTCGACCAGGTGTGAGGAATGCTGTACAATTATGCAGTATTGCTGGTGTAAAGGTTTGGTGTTATCTGTACTCATTTAGTCATTTATGTTCCATTTTACCTTTTTATTTACCATGCATCTTCTGTATTTAAGCTGCTCATTCTAGCCTGAGTTTATATTGGTCAATCTAGAAAATGAATCATGATTGGGACTTAGCTCTTCGGCTCATATTGCACTTTAAATAGAATAGTACTTGCAATGTGCAAATGTTTTGTGTTTATTTTATGAACATAATTTGCTTCTCACGACTTATTAAACATTTATTTTTAATGTTATCCTTATATATTTTTTCCCTTCTTTTAGGTACGTATGGTCACAGGAGATAATGTTGAAACAGCAAAGGCTATAGCTTTGGAGTGTGGAATATTAGATACAAAAGATGCTGCTTCAGAACCTAGTGTAATAGAGGGAAAAGTGTTTCGTGATATGTCTGAAGCTGCACGAGAAGAAATCGTTGAGAAAATTACagtactctctctctctctctctctctctctctctctgtctcaGTACGTTAGATTTTAGGACTTTAAATGTCAGAATAAATGATATGTACATGTTAGAAATACAACAATATACTTAATAATATTCATTTTCACATATATAATATTAGTGAGGATTTAATGCTACACGACATTATATCTATGAAAATGTATTCAAGGATTGACAGACATGAGACCCTGTCTACTGATCAAAATGTAATATATATGGGTACTGTTGTCTATCGCAAAGAAGGCTCAAGTCAAACTGGAAGTAAGTAAACTATGATGTTCTGCTCTGACAATTGATATTTCTCCATGCTTTATAATGGAACTAGAGAATATTTGTGATGAGTTTCTATTTTACTTTTTTGATGCGGGACTTTCTATTTTACTTAACACACATGCATTACTTGGGCAAAAATAAAAACTAGTTGTTTCGCTGGACATAATATAAAACTCGTCAACGACATAA is part of the Panicum hallii strain FIL2 chromosome 2, PHallii_v3.1, whole genome shotgun sequence genome and encodes:
- the LOC112882651 gene encoding calcium-transporting ATPase 5, plasma membrane-type-like isoform X3, which gives rise to MASGTGSSPPPEIGAPAAAVAEEELEQAVEGAEEGEDAFDIPSKNASHDRLRRWRQAALVLNASRRFRYTLDLEREEEKENLKRMIRAHAQVIRAVFLFKEAGQKNLGETMTPLFSRRLEGGLSDLLKSNLDKGVSPDEDELLQRRDIFGANTYPRKKRRSIWRFVFEACQDLTLVILMVAAAISLSLGMATEGVKDGWYDGGSIFFAVFLVVFVTATSDYRQSLQFQHLNEEKQNIQVEVIRGGKRIGASIFDLVVGDVVPLKIGDQVPADGILISGHSLAIDESSMTGESKIVHKDQRAPFLMSGCKVADGYGSMLVTGVGTNTEWGMLMANLSVDVGEETPLQVRLNGVATLIGIVGLSVAAAVLVVLWIRYFTGHTKNSDGTTQFVAGTTGVKQGFMGAIRILTIAVTIVVVAVPEGLPLAVTLTLAYSMRKMMRDKALVRRLSSCETMGSATTICSDKTGTLTTNKMTVVEAYFGGTKFDPCDNTGMMCTSVTALLIEGIAQNTTGTVFLPEDGGAAEVTGSPTEKAILSWGLMIGMDFKDVRSKSSIIHVHPFNSEKKRGGVAVQVSDTEVHIHWKGAAEILLASCRSWLSTDGSVQPMSSSKHREFKKWIDDMAMSSLRCVAFAYCPWEPKMVPTESLDKWKLPEDDLTLIGVVGIKDPCRPGVRNAVQLCSIAGVKVRMVTGDNVETAKAIALECGILDTKDAASEPSVIEGKVFRDMSEAAREEIVEKITVMGRSSPHDKLLLVQSLKRKGHVVAVTGDGTNDAPALHEADIGLSMGISGTEVAKESSDIIILDDDFTSVVKVVRWGRSVYANIQKFIQFQLTVNVAALVINVVAAVSSGDVPLNAVELLWVNLIMDTLGALALATEPPIDNLMKRHPVGRREPLVTNIMWRNLFIQALYQIAVLLIFNFDGKRILHLQNESREHADKMKNTFVFNAFVFCQIFNEFNARKPEEKNVFKGVTNNHLFMGIVGATTGLQILIIEFLGKFFDTARLNWRLWMLSVAIGAVSWPLAYLGKFIPVPVRPFQSYFKRCSCRRRPRQDEEQGGKS
- the LOC112882651 gene encoding calcium-transporting ATPase 5, plasma membrane-type-like isoform X2, with the translated sequence MASGTGSSPPPEIGAPAAAVAEEELEQAVEGAEEGEDAFDIPSKNASHDRLRRWRQAALVLNASRRFRYTLDLEREEEKENLKRMIRAHAQVIRAVFLFKEAGQKNLGESYTSIKLETLSQSFPVDLKKLTMLNRDHDPIIFQEVGGVRGLSDLLKSNLDKGVSPDEDELLQRRDIFGANTYPRKKRRSIWRFVFEACQDLTLVILMVAAAISLSLGMATEGVKDGWYDGGSIFFAVFLVVFVTATSDYRQSLQFQHLNEEKQNIQVEVIRGGKRIGASIFDLVVGDVVPLKIGDQVPADGILISGHSLAIDESSMTGESKIVHKDQRAPFLMSGCKVADGYGSMLVTGVGTNTEWGMLMANLSVDVGEETPLQVRLNGVATLIGIVGLSVAAAVLVVLWIRYFTGHTKNSDGTTQFVAGTTGVKQGFMGAIRILTIAVTIVVVAVPEGLPLAVTLTLAYSMRKMMRDKALVRRLSSCETMGSATTICSDKTGTLTTNKMTVVEAYFGGTKFDPCDNTGMMCTSVTALLIEGIAQNTTGTVFLPEDGGAAEVTGSPTEKAILSWGLMIGMDFKDVRSKSSIIHVHPFNSEKKRGGVAVQSDTEVHIHWKGAAEILLASCRSWLSTDGSVQPMSSSKHREFKKWIDDMAMSSLRCVAFAYCPWEPKMVPTESLDKWKLPEDDLTLIGVVGIKDPCRPGVRNAVQLCSIAGVKVRMVTGDNVETAKAIALECGILDTKDAASEPSVIEGKVFRDMSEAAREEIVEKITVMGRSSPHDKLLLVQSLKRKGHVVAVTGDGTNDAPALHEADIGLSMGISGTEVAKESSDIIILDDDFTSVVKVVRWGRSVYANIQKFIQFQLTVNVAALVINVVAAVSSGDVPLNAVELLWVNLIMDTLGALALATEPPIDNLMKRHPVGRREPLVTNIMWRNLFIQALYQIAVLLIFNFDGKRILHLQNESREHADKMKNTFVFNAFVFCQIFNEFNARKPEEKNVFKGVTNNHLFMGIVGATTGLQILIIEFLGKFFDTARLNWRLWMLSVAIGAVSWPLAYLGKFIPVPVRPFQSYFKRCSCRRRPRQDEEQGGKS
- the LOC112882651 gene encoding calcium-transporting ATPase 5, plasma membrane-type-like isoform X6 codes for the protein MLNRDHDPIIFQEVGGVRGLSDLLKSNLDKGVSPDEDELLQRRDIFGANTYPRKKRRSIWRFVFEACQDLTLVILMVAAAISLSLGMATEGVKDGWYDGGSIFFAVFLVVFVTATSDYRQSLQFQHLNEEKQNIQVEVIRGGKRIGASIFDLVVGDVVPLKIGDQVPADGILISGHSLAIDESSMTGESKIVHKDQRAPFLMSGCKVADGYGSMLVTGVGTNTEWGMLMANLSVDVGEETPLQVRLNGVATLIGIVGLSVAAAVLVVLWIRYFTGHTKNSDGTTQFVAGTTGVKQGFMGAIRILTIAVTIVVVAVPEGLPLAVTLTLAYSMRKMMRDKALVRRLSSCETMGSATTICSDKTGTLTTNKMTVVEAYFGGTKFDPCDNTGMMCTSVTALLIEGIAQNTTGTVFLPEDGGAAEVTGSPTEKAILSWGLMIGMDFKDVRSKSSIIHVHPFNSEKKRGGVAVQVSDTEVHIHWKGAAEILLASCRSWLSTDGSVQPMSSSKHREFKKWIDDMAMSSLRCVAFAYCPWEPKMVPTESLDKWKLPEDDLTLIGVVGIKDPCRPGVRNAVQLCSIAGVKVRMVTGDNVETAKAIALECGILDTKDAASEPSVIEGKVFRDMSEAAREEIVEKITVMGRSSPHDKLLLVQSLKRKGHVVAVTGDGTNDAPALHEADIGLSMGISGTEVAKESSDIIILDDDFTSVVKVVRWGRSVYANIQKFIQFQLTVNVAALVINVVAAVSSGDVPLNAVELLWVNLIMDTLGALALATEPPIDNLMKRHPVGRREPLVTNIMWRNLFIQALYQIAVLLIFNFDGKRILHLQNESREHADKMKNTFVFNAFVFCQIFNEFNARKPEEKNVFKGVTNNHLFMGIVGATTGLQILIIEFLGKFFDTARLNWRLWMLSVAIGAVSWPLAYLGKFIPVPVRPFQSYFKRCSCRRRPRQDEEQGGKS